Within the Miscanthus floridulus cultivar M001 chromosome 17, ASM1932011v1, whole genome shotgun sequence genome, the region GCAGCGGCAGCTGCAGAGAGGAGTATGTAGTGGTACGAACTTGGTATTAATCGCGCGATTCAACGAAGACAGCCGGATCCAGGTACACGATCCGTGGCTGCCAGACCCCGTGGCAATTTGGGCAAAAGCAGCAGAGTCCGGCGCGGCGGCTAATACGGACTACGGAGACGCGTACAGCTAGCCGGCCAGCCAGCCCGGCCGGAAAACGGGGGCAGAGGTAAAGGCAAAGGCAAAGGCAAACCGACGGGCGGGCGACGTGTTGGTGTTGGTACCGGGCCGGCCGCGGCCGGCCGGGAATTGATGGGTGGGTGGTGGGGACGTGGGGTACAAGCAACCGAGCGTTACTCGCGGCGCTGGCCCGGACGGACGGACGCGGCCCCGGGGAGGGTCCACCCGCCGGCCGGCGCCGGTGGTTCCCAAGTCCACGCCGCGCGCCCACGCCTGCCTCGGCGCGTGCGGTtcggtgccgtgccgtgccgtccgCGCCAGTGCGTGACAGGCAGGGGGGGGCTGCGCGGACTGCGGCGCGGCGGGCGCAGCGGCGTGGTGCTTGAGAGGAGCAGGAGCCCGTCCCAATTCAATGCTGCGGCCGGAGGCCGGATGGCCCGGCTTTCTCTGCCCGCCGGTCGCACGGCACGGGCACGAGCCGACTAGTCGGCAGCGCGTGGTGGTCTACTCTAGGGACGGGGGCTGGGCTACTGGGGTGGAGCCGTGGAGGGAGAGGCGCGCGCTGGCCACGTACACCGAACGGAGACGCGCCAGGGCGTGGCCGGCCTTCACGGACGGGCGGTGGCGGCCTCCGGTGTGGTCGTGTGGAGCGGCTGGTACGTGTACTTTTCGTGGCCGCCAAGGTGTGGTCCCCGGTCCTTGTTATCGACTCCGGGCGAGTAGGTACTCGTACTCCGATTTCCGTCGGCCGCGTCGAGATCTACGCGTTCTCGGCGGTGTTTTGGACTTCGAACGGGCCAGCCAAGGAAAGTATGGCTGTTCTTCCTGATTCCATCGAGGCTCAAAAGAGACGGCCGTGGACGACGGGCGGTGAGGTGAACGGCAGCTGAAGGAGAGGAGGTTTGCCACCTGCGTGACCGTGCGAAGCAAAACCATTTTCCCGTTAAGCAACTCCTCTAAACATAGAAGGTTGTTTAAATATCCTCAAAAAAACATTCAACGATTCAAAGCTTTTTTCTTTCTTGCGTAGAACGGTACCCGCACACATCTTGACTATTTAAAGAGACCACTGAACAGATTTTAGACTAATATAAAGTCATCGCAATCGTCTTGAATTTAATAAATACATCGTCTCCAAATAAAATAATTAACAATGAAGTTAAGGTGCAATCGGTTGCACGATTCGTCAAGCGCACGGCCCGTCTTCATCCATACTAGCACCCTCGCCCGACCTCGGCGTCTATGCCGCCCACCCCTTAGCACTTCCTTTATCTCCACGGCGCGATCACGGCTCCCGCGTCCCTCGACCCTGTCCTCCATAATCACAAGGACACCGGAGACCACTCGTTTAGTGCCGACCGCTGTTGTCTCCCACCGCCTCCATGGGTTGTGCCCTAGCCGCCCCGTCCTATCCTCTATCTCGACCACCACCATCGCCGGGTTGCGATTGTTCGCCCCTAAACCCCTTCTACTGCCGTCGATGACTAGATCCCCTAGCTTGAACTTGAGATCTTCTTCCTCTGTCGGTGACGCGCGGATGGGTCGCATGTGTTGCGTTTGTGAATAAATTAATCATAGTTATAACGGCTGTGTTAGATTGACCTCCTTCGGCGCTCGATACAAGCGCGCTGTATGCTTGTCTAAACTCTTCTACTTAATCCACTGATACGCAAAGCTTttgtgtattcgagaaaaaaaatcataGTTATGGACAACACTATTTCTATCGTAATGAACCTAAGCAAATGATGTTTAATTTATTTTACATGTTTAAAATGACCATTTCTCCACTTAGACCAAGGCACCAGAAGTAAGTTTTGACGGCTACACGTCTCATAGAGACGTGAAATGATGCACATATATTTGAATCTGCTACGGACGGATGAAGACGATGCGCCGATGATTTAGCATCGCGGCAGACCCCACGTCCAGCCGAGGTCCGCAGCGGCAAGCGCAATCTGCCGCGCCGCGCCGTGCCGTCCTCTTTGCCGGGCAACGTCGCCACGCCAGTCGCCAGTCGGCGGTCGCTTCCACCAACAGAGACGACAATAATTGCCCGCCACCCCGCACGCGGGCCCACCAGACCCCGTCACCCACCCCGCACCGCAAGCGCGCCGAGCTGAGTGGTTGTCTTCTCTCTCCGCTCCCCTTCCCCTCTCGCCGGCCCGCCACCACTGTGCTTCTCGCTTCGCTcccttctctctcctcctctttcgGCGCCTGAACGCAAGCCGACCAACGGCGACCACCTCAGCAGTCACCCGCGATCCCACGCCCCCCACCTGACACACCCGCGCCCGCGCGCCTCCCGTGCCCTGAGGCCGCGCGAACTCCCCGCCCTGCCCCTGCCGCCCGCCATCCCCCTGGGGGCACGCCAGTAATTTACTGCCGCCACCGTGTGCCGTCCGGTCTCCGGACCGGCGGACCCCGGTGGGCTGTCGCCTcgcctgccctgccctgcccgccTGCGCTACGACGCTGCAGGCCGTGCTCTCCCTCGCGTCGCGTCTTTATCCCCACCCACCTCTCTCCCTCTCCGAACCCAAAACCGACCGGCCTCGCTTTCGCCGGTTACCCGGTCAAACGCATCAAACGGCGGCACGTCTCCGATCGGGTCACCACGATGCCCTGCCCCCGCCGGTCAGGTCAGGTCGCCCCACCGCGTCGTCACGTGCGACGCGCGTGCCGTCCTCGGCCGGCGCCCCACCCCCCTCCCCCTCGCCGTGTCCTTTTATTCCACCCGCCCCCGCCTCACCGCCCGCACCCCCAATTCACGCCAGCACCACGACTTCCGTGCTCGTCGCCTTCTCGGGCTAGGGTTCGGCGCGAGATCTGATTCCGGGCGCCGGAGAGCGAGatggaggtgagggagatggcgatggccgcggcggctgcggcggcgtcggtgggcggtggaggaggaggggtcAAGCTGCCGCCGCCCAATCCCAACCTGCCCTACAGGGAGGACTGCTGGAGCGACGGCGAGACGGCGGCGCTCGTCGCCGCCTGGGGCAGCCGCTACGTCGAGCTCAACCGCGGCAACCTGCGCCAGAAGCAGTGGCAGGAGGTGGCGGACGCCGTCAACACGCGCCGGGGAGCGtccgcgcgccgccgcccgccgcgcaCCGACGTGCAGTGCAAGAACCGCGTCGATACcctcaagaagaagtacaaggccGAGCTCGCCCGCAACGCGCCGTCCGGCTGGTCCTTCTTTCCCGAGCTCGACCGCCTCGTCGGCCCCACCCTCAGCACCTCCGCCTCCAAGAGGCCCTTGCCGTCGCAGGGTCCACAATTCGCTTTGCCCTTGCATCCACCAGCCGTGCGGAGGCCCCCATCGCCTTCGCCGTCATCatcctccccgccgccgcctaTGGCTTTGCCTCTACCCAATTACCGCCGTGGGTCCCCGCTCCCTGCTGCTGCCCTCATCCAGAAGGAAGCTGCGGCTGCGGCGGCTGCTGTGTCTGATTCAGAGGACTCTGATGATGCCGGAGGCAACAACAATCACAATTCGCCCCGGTCGCCTTCGCGTTCGATGTCATCGCTCTCTGGCAGTAACAGGAAGCGCAGCAAAGATGAGGCCCGCAGCAGTGCTGACAAAGGTTTCAGGGAGCTAGCAAGGGCGATCGAAGCTTTTGCGGAGATGTATGAGCGTGTGGAGAGTGCTAAGCAAAAGCATGCGGTGGAGATGGAGCTGCAGCGAATTGAATTCCTGAAGCAATTGGAGGTGAAACGTATGGAGAATTTCGTCGATGCCCATGTGAAGCTGGCTAGAGCAAAGCGtacaaagaagactacagggggtGCTGCCGAGGGTGCTGGTGCGATGGAGTTGGTTGCCACCGTTGCTGCGCTGCCTTTCGTCTCCACCTCCACCTTCCTCTGATATTGAGGAAGAGTCTAGGTAAAGTCTGAATTTTAGATTAGCATTGCCCTAGGCTACTGTTCCTTTTCTTTTGTTCAATGGCTATGTTAAGACATTGTAATTCTACCGTGGATAATGCTCATGTTTCAGTTATCGACAAGGCTGTTATGCGTTATTAGAGAGATATTTTTTGAATGCTTGTACTTATGATCTTAAGAATGGATTAATCTGTTCGAGTCTAATTTGCTGGAGCATAACAATCTTTGGTGCCTCTAGCTTGTGATTGAGAATCTTGTATGATTTCGTCTCTCGTTACTGTTAGCGCTATTATTGGCTTTTGGTATCTCAAGTATCTGCATGTATGCTAGTATATCACTGTAGACAGGGTGTATGTGTATATCACTGTAGGCGGGATGTGTGCTATGACCTTGTGTTTTCCTACGATGCACGCTGATAACCTTTTCAAACTTGTCCCATGGTATGTGTACAATAATTTAGATTTGTTGAGTGACAATGATGGCAATATTTTCAGTGTGCAGAGAAATTATAATTGTACTTGTGTTGACCAAAGTAATTCTATATCgttttttttttgacattttGCTAGCTTATAGTTAGGAAAGTACTAGCACTTATGTGTTTGAAACTGCTGTTGATATAAAAACGACATGCTCAGAAGAATGGAGATAGTTGTTTATATGTATGTAGGTGATCCTAACTCAGGTGAGACTGACAAGAATTCTATGCAAATATAGGCACAAACCAGCTTGaggtttttagtttttttaagtCTTTTTAACACTCATTCTTAGTGTGCATTTGACATTTTTATTTTGGGTTATTATATACATGTAAATTTGAAGTGGCTTTTGCCCATAATAAATACCTAAATACTTGCGATGGGAAGTTATGCTGGTGATCTGTTAAGATTTTATAAGAATATTTTGGATCTGTATGATTTTGCTGCTGTATTTATGATATTTATGTGTGACTCTGAACTCTGTGCTGAGTTAAAATATGGAATCTAGTTTTGTCACTACTTGTCCAAAGTGTAACCCACAGGATGAACAAATGTTTCGCTTGATAAGATGTATGTTTGTAGAGGATCTCTGGATTTGTTAGTTGATCTTGTAATCAACTCCAGACCTTAACTCTCCGGGAGAAATTAAATATTGTGTTATTGTTCTTTGAAATTGTTAGAAACTTCAAGCTTCTGACAACATATTACTATAAAGAGTTCAAGCTAGCTAAACCAAAACAATCTAACGTGTACTGGAAAAATATGCAATAACCTACTACTGAGATTTTGAATCCTAGACTGTAGGCCTTGATATTGTCTGACGCTTCTCTGGGTTTGAGGTCCAGATTGGTTTTCTATGCTTTACTACTCCTGGCATGAAGTGCTGAAAGTAGCTTTACATATATTAAGGTATAGTTGAGGAACCACCTGTTTTGTTCTAAGGTGCTTGTACAGCCACCAAGAAATAAGCTTGTCTGGTGAAACTACCTTTTGTGTCTATAAGTCTATAAGCCCAACAAGCCACTAAGGCATGAATTTTCAACGCTGATACTTTTGAAGATCCTCTCGACTCATGAACTGTGGGCAATGAGCCAATGATGGTCCAAAAATCCTTTGTCTGATTTGTGGTATATATGTAAAATAGACTGAATGCGTGTTCATTTCACTGTAAGAGAGCCTAACTGTAATGTGCCATCCAGATGGATTGTCTTATTTATTAACATGATTGTTGCTGCAGTTACATTTGCATTCTGTGTCATTCTAAAATACCATCTATGTAATTTATGACCCGAGTTCATTTTTTCAATATAAGTATTTATCACCTTCTATTAGAAGTCACAGGTGAAGTATTGTGAAATTGGCGGTCTCACATTTGGGTCAGGCCTCTAACTGTAGTAATAATTGAGAATAAGAATGATATCCCAAACCAAATAGAGGAGGTAGAGGCAAATAGTCCATCCAAACTAATAAGGCTCAGAAACTCGATTTATTGTTTGTTCTTTTAAACTAATGGGAAGCTCTCTTGTTAAGTAGCTAATGTTTTCATGCGTATTTTAAAGAAAACAGGTCCTGTTGACTTATTATTTTTCGTATTTGTTGAAATAAGTAAACCTTGATGGTACAATTTGATTGCTACTGTTCTCTTAAATGATCTATTGATTGTTTATCTACTACTCTCTTTTGCAGATCATCGGTGTCAATCTCATGCAATGGCATTCTCTGTCCAGTGAAAAGGACGGCTGGGTAGTAAAAACTACTGCCCTGGGTTAGTCTGAAACAGACCTATTCTTAGGTTCATGGCAGTTTGTAATCTAGTACATGATTAATTGAAGACTAGAAGTTCGTAGTGTAAAGCTTTGTTGGCAGTGTTTCTCCTGGCTGTTTACCTGATTGTTTTATTGACTGTGTAGCTCAGAGTGTCTGACCTTATCTGAGAAAATATGGTGAAGGAAAATGGTCTTGGAATCATTTCCTAGTCTTGTCTGGAAACATGCGATTCCGAGGTAGTTGCAATTGTAGGATGTTTGGCTTGACGAATGAGGTGCTGTCTTTTTCCCGATCCTCAATTTTATGTTTGATTTATGGAATAGGACGAGTTGATCTATCACCACCTGGTTTCTAGGCAATGGAGTCACTGCACTAAAGGGGTGATTGGTTattcctcctaaattttagtcgttgtcctattagatgtttggacacatgcatagagtatcaaatatagattaattacaaaactaattacatagtttgcgactaatttacgagacgaatcttttgagcctaattagtccatgatttgacaatgttgctacagtaaatatgcactaatgatgaattaattaggcttaaaaaatcgtcacgtggagtactgacggattatgtaatttatttttttattaatatctgaaCACCCCATACAACATTCTCCCGAcacatctcctaaattttagtagctgatctaaacaccccctaaattGATTAATGGGTTCAATGATATACCATCTCATCTAAAAATTGGGTGTTTCCTTACACCTGTGCTTGTCTCCTGGTCTCTTGAGTCTTGACTTGGG harbors:
- the LOC136516367 gene encoding trihelix transcription factor ENAP2-like; this translates as MEVREMAMAAAAAAASVGGGGGGVKLPPPNPNLPYREDCWSDGETAALVAAWGSRYVELNRGNLRQKQWQEVADAVNTRRGASARRRPPRTDVQCKNRVDTLKKKYKAELARNAPSGWSFFPELDRLVGPTLSTSASKRPLPSQGPQFALPLHPPAVRRPPSPSPSSSSPPPPMALPLPNYRRGSPLPAAALIQKEAAAAAAAVSDSEDSDDAGGNNNHNSPRSPSRSMSSLSGSNRKRSKDEARSSADKGFRELARAIEAFAEMYERVESAKQKHAVEMELQRIEFLKQLEVKRMENFVDAHVKLARAKRTKKTTGGAAEGAGAMELVATVAALPFVSTSTFL